The DNA segment GATGGCGGTCGCGATCTCCGCCAGGTCGGACGCGTCCAGCCGCACCGAGCCGGCGCCGATCCAGCCGTCGACCTGGCCGGGCTTGCGGGCGCCGACGATCGCGCCGGTGATGCCGGGCCAGGCGAGGACCCAGGCGAGGGCGATCTCCGCGACGGTGGCGCCGTGCCGCTGGGCGACGGGGCGGAGCGCGTCCACGAGCCGGAGGTTGGCCGGCAGCCCGGTGGTGAAGTCACTGTGCACGGCCCGCCAGTCGTCGGCCGGCAGCGTGGCGGCCCGCTCGGCGGAGAACGCGCCGGTCAGCAGCCCGGACTGGAGCGGCGAGTACACGATGACGCCCGTGCCGTGAGCGTGCGCCCAGGCGATCTCGTCGGCGGCGGAACGCCGGATCGCCGAGAACGGCGGCTGCACGACGTCGACGTGGCTGATCCGCTCCGCGGCGGCCAGCTGCTCCGGCGAGTGGTTGGACAGGCCGATGGCCCGCACCTTGCCCTCGGCCTTGAGGTCGGCCATGACCTGCCAGTACTCCTCCAGCGGGGTGGCGTTCGCGGAGACCGGCCCGTTGCCCTCGCCCACGTACTCCAGGGACTCGCCGGTGTCCGGCCAGTGCACCTGGTACAGGTCGATCCGCTCGACGCCCAGCCGGCGCAGCGAGTCCTCGATCTCCCGGCGCACACTGTCCGGCCGCATGATCCGGCGGGGCGCGGCCGTCGGGTTGTCCGGGTCCCAGACCAGGCCGGCCTTGGTGAAGAGGTACGGGCGTTCGCCCTCCGGGAGCGGGGCGACGGCCTTGCCGACCAGCTCCTCGGAGTGGCCCAGGCCGTACACGGCGGCCGTGTCGATCCAGTTGACGCCCGAGTCGATCGCGTGCCGGATGGCGGCGATCGACTCGGCGTCGTCGGTGGGGCCCCAGCCGAACTGCCAGCCGGAGCCGGACACCGCCCAGGAGCCGAAGCCGAGACGGCTGATCTCCATACCGGTGGTGCCGAGGGGAAGAGCGGGAAGAGGGGTGCCGGTCATGGTCGAGTACTCCTCGTGGAAAGGGGGTTGGTGTGGTCGCCGCCGGGTGGAACCGT comes from the Streptomyces sp. NBC_00525 genome and includes:
- a CDS encoding aldo/keto reductase; the encoded protein is MTGTPLPALPLGTTGMEISRLGFGSWAVSGSGWQFGWGPTDDAESIAAIRHAIDSGVNWIDTAAVYGLGHSEELVGKAVAPLPEGERPYLFTKAGLVWDPDNPTAAPRRIMRPDSVRREIEDSLRRLGVERIDLYQVHWPDTGESLEYVGEGNGPVSANATPLEEYWQVMADLKAEGKVRAIGLSNHSPEQLAAAERISHVDVVQPPFSAIRRSAADEIAWAHAHGTGVIVYSPLQSGLLTGAFSAERAATLPADDWRAVHSDFTTGLPANLRLVDALRPVAQRHGATVAEIALAWVLAWPGITGAIVGARKPGQVDGWIGAGSVRLDASDLAEIATAITTSGAGTGPARH